Proteins encoded by one window of Candidatus Sericytochromatia bacterium:
- a CDS encoding F0F1 ATP synthase subunit epsilon, which translates to MTRTFELQVVTPERRVFSEQVSFVSLRGAQGELGILPGHIPLCTTLAPGLLQYTLEDGRQGVLTVMGGFLNVQPDGATVLADVAERAEELDEHRARKAKERAEQHLSEQQDALAEASLQRALVRLRAFEVLGTAAARR; encoded by the coding sequence ATGACCAGAACCTTTGAACTGCAGGTTGTAACGCCTGAACGACGGGTTTTTTCCGAACAGGTGAGTTTCGTCTCATTGCGCGGCGCGCAGGGGGAACTCGGCATTCTGCCCGGCCACATCCCGCTCTGTACGACGCTCGCGCCTGGTCTGCTTCAGTACACGCTCGAAGATGGCCGCCAGGGAGTTCTGACGGTCATGGGCGGCTTTCTGAACGTCCAGCCCGATGGGGCGACCGTTCTTGCCGACGTGGCCGAGCGAGCCGAGGAACTGGATGAACATCGGGCTCGCAAAGCCAAGGAACGGGCCGAGCAGCACCTGTCTGAACAGCAGGACGCATTGGCCGAAGCGTCGCTTCAAAGGGCCCTCGTTCGCCTGCGGGCGTTCGAAGTGCTGGGTACGGCTGCAGCACGTCGTTGA
- the atpD gene encoding F0F1 ATP synthase subunit beta: MSAVSTDTHIGEVTQVIGPVIVVNFPSGHLPAIYNAVRVEAVTETGKALAITAEVQQHLGDNRVKAVAMSSTDGIQRGMKAVDTGAPISVPVGKVTLGRIWNVLGEAIDQQAEPTIQERWPIHRAAPVLTSLEVTPQVFETGIKVVDLLAPYAKGGKIGLFGGAGVGKTVLIQELIHNLAKQHGGVSVFGGVGERTREGNDLYHEFIESNVIDKVALVYGQMNEPPGARMRVGLSALTMAEYFRDTQKMDVLLFIDNIFRFTQAGSEVSALLGRMPSAVGYQPTLATEMGQLQERITSTKDGSITSVQAIYVPADDLTDPAPATAFAHLDATTVLDRKLTEIGIYPAVDPLASTSRMLSKDIVGEEHYGTAREVQRILQKYKELQDIIAILGMDELSEEDKLVVARARKIQRFLSQPFHVAEVFTGNPGKYVKLADTIRSFREVVEGKHDELPEQAFYMVGTIEEAIEKAQKLMAQG, translated from the coding sequence ATGTCGGCAGTTTCGACGGATACGCATATCGGCGAAGTGACCCAGGTGATCGGTCCGGTCATCGTCGTCAACTTCCCTTCTGGCCACCTGCCTGCGATCTACAACGCGGTGCGGGTTGAGGCCGTGACCGAGACGGGGAAGGCTCTGGCCATTACCGCCGAGGTCCAGCAACACCTGGGTGACAATCGCGTCAAGGCGGTGGCGATGAGTTCCACCGATGGCATTCAACGGGGGATGAAGGCGGTCGACACGGGCGCTCCCATCTCCGTGCCTGTGGGCAAGGTGACCTTGGGGCGCATCTGGAACGTCTTGGGCGAAGCCATCGATCAGCAGGCCGAACCGACCATTCAGGAACGCTGGCCGATCCACCGGGCCGCGCCGGTGCTGACCAGCCTGGAAGTGACGCCGCAAGTTTTCGAGACGGGCATCAAGGTCGTCGATCTCCTCGCCCCCTACGCCAAGGGCGGCAAGATTGGTTTGTTTGGTGGGGCCGGTGTCGGCAAGACGGTGTTGATCCAGGAGCTGATCCACAACCTGGCCAAACAGCACGGCGGTGTCTCCGTGTTTGGCGGGGTGGGAGAGCGCACGCGCGAAGGCAACGACCTCTATCACGAGTTTATCGAGTCGAACGTTATCGACAAGGTGGCGCTGGTTTACGGCCAGATGAATGAGCCGCCCGGAGCCCGCATGCGGGTCGGGTTGAGTGCGCTGACGATGGCCGAATACTTCCGGGACACCCAGAAGATGGACGTGCTGTTGTTCATCGATAACATTTTCCGCTTCACGCAGGCGGGTTCTGAAGTGTCCGCGCTGCTTGGGCGTATGCCCTCTGCCGTCGGTTACCAGCCAACGCTGGCCACCGAGATGGGACAGTTGCAGGAACGCATCACCTCCACCAAGGATGGTTCGATCACCTCGGTTCAGGCCATCTACGTGCCTGCTGACGACCTGACGGACCCGGCGCCGGCTACGGCCTTTGCTCACCTGGACGCCACCACCGTGCTGGATCGCAAACTGACCGAAATTGGTATCTATCCCGCTGTTGATCCATTGGCTTCTACCTCTCGGATGCTCTCCAAGGATATCGTTGGGGAGGAGCATTATGGCACGGCGCGCGAGGTGCAGCGGATCCTTCAGAAATACAAGGAACTTCAGGACATCATCGCGATCTTGGGCATGGACGAACTCTCGGAAGAGGACAAGCTGGTCGTGGCGCGTGCGCGGAAGATCCAGCGGTTCCTTTCCCAGCCGTTCCACGTGGCTGAGGTCTTCACGGGGAACCCCGGGAAGTACGTCAAACTCGCCGACACGATTCGCTCTTTCCGTGAGGTCGTGGAAGGTAAGCACGATGAGCTGCCGGAACAAGCGTTCTACATGGTCGGCACGATCGAAGAGGCCATCGAAAAGGCACAGAAACTGATGGCGCAGGGGTGA
- the secE gene encoding preprotein translocase subunit SecE encodes MAQTDDPKLQLSPVDASASSTGDASGDADAGEQARERSLQLGGGVPSGAFLGRYAAFLGEVREEMRKVTWPTRKQVVTETIVVICVVIFFALLITGVDSVFATFFNWFLFGKPLPWQNA; translated from the coding sequence GTGGCTCAAACGGACGACCCCAAACTTCAACTCTCTCCGGTGGACGCGTCAGCATCCTCCACTGGGGACGCGTCTGGTGACGCCGACGCGGGAGAGCAGGCGCGAGAGCGCTCGCTCCAGTTGGGTGGGGGCGTCCCCTCAGGGGCCTTCCTCGGGCGCTATGCGGCCTTTCTCGGGGAAGTCCGAGAGGAGATGCGCAAGGTTACCTGGCCCACGCGCAAGCAGGTCGTGACAGAGACCATCGTCGTGATCTGCGTGGTGATCTTTTTTGCCTTGCTGATCACCGGGGTCGATTCCGTTTTTGCCACGTTTTTTAACTGGTTCTTGTTCGGCAAACCCCTGCCGTGGCAGAACGCATAG
- the atpG gene encoding ATP synthase F1 subunit gamma, whose translation MGGNAREIRARIKSVKNTEKITRAMQMVAAAKVRRARERVEAAQPYAIAMDQVFRQVASQVPPSEYRSPLLEKRRIRKVALIVITSDRGLCGGYNANVLRMAMNRYRFWLDEHDEAKLIVVGTKGVQFFKDEQFDVVARLQNLPAIPTPHEAARIVKLATDLYASGQADLVELIHTNFRSMVSLVPTDTVLLPASVPGREQDPHSLDAYVPDGPPQAQYLYEPSPDVVLDAMVPKYLETLVYQALLESAASELAAKMTAMSAASKNAKELAAELTLVYNKARQASITQEILEVVGGAAAL comes from the coding sequence ATGGGAGGAAACGCCCGGGAAATTCGGGCGCGCATCAAGAGCGTCAAGAACACCGAAAAGATCACCCGTGCCATGCAGATGGTGGCAGCGGCCAAGGTTCGTCGCGCGCGGGAACGCGTGGAGGCGGCCCAGCCTTATGCCATCGCCATGGACCAGGTTTTTCGGCAAGTGGCGTCTCAGGTGCCGCCGAGTGAATATCGCTCGCCCTTGCTTGAGAAGCGTCGGATCCGCAAGGTGGCATTGATCGTCATCACCTCGGATCGGGGCCTGTGTGGTGGCTACAACGCCAACGTCCTGCGGATGGCCATGAACCGCTACCGCTTCTGGCTGGATGAGCACGACGAGGCGAAACTGATCGTGGTGGGCACCAAGGGAGTGCAGTTCTTCAAAGACGAGCAGTTCGATGTGGTGGCCAGACTCCAGAACCTGCCGGCCATCCCGACGCCGCACGAAGCGGCTCGGATCGTCAAGCTCGCGACGGACCTGTATGCCTCGGGGCAGGCGGACCTGGTCGAGCTGATCCATACCAACTTTCGCTCAATGGTCAGTCTGGTGCCCACTGATACGGTGCTTTTGCCGGCCTCGGTGCCGGGCCGGGAGCAAGACCCCCATTCGCTGGACGCTTATGTGCCCGACGGTCCGCCGCAGGCGCAGTATCTGTATGAGCCAAGCCCGGATGTGGTGCTCGACGCGATGGTGCCGAAGTACCTCGAAACGCTGGTCTACCAAGCCTTGCTCGAGTCCGCGGCTTCCGAGCTGGCGGCCAAGATGACGGCCATGAGCGCCGCATCCAAGAATGCAAAGGAACTCGCGGCCGAACTCACGCTGGTCTACAACAAGGCGCGACAGGCTTCGATCACCCAGGAAATCCTCGAGGTTGTCGGCGGCGCTGCTGCCCTCTAA
- the rpmG gene encoding 50S ribosomal protein L33: MRVIITLACSECKRRNYVTTKNKKTTPDRLEKNKYCRFCRAHHPHKETK; this comes from the coding sequence ATGCGGGTCATCATCACGCTGGCTTGCAGCGAATGCAAGCGGCGCAATTACGTCACCACCAAGAACAAGAAGACCACTCCAGATCGCCTTGAGAAAAACAAATACTGTCGTTTTTGTCGGGCCCATCATCCCCACAAAGAAACGAAGTAG